The following proteins come from a genomic window of Mustelus asterias chromosome 1, sMusAst1.hap1.1, whole genome shotgun sequence:
- the LOC144506432 gene encoding CD5 antigen-like translates to MVKGGDMIRRTHIDHLHCRELSTKATNTASMPSRTPSVLIDYKGTQLMGGSKIAYEDSTSEMEAEKAEPEPNVIVEKDPPAVILWRSSRKRRSPTRYIPLSQAKSRAYIKGDGTKSGPVPVRLVNGSNMCSGRVEVYRNSIWGSVCDNGWDVNAANVVCSILNCGTALSADRAAFYGEGTEAIWPYDVSCDGTESTLDQCTAKLWVGNNCSHRKEAGVTCSVPIRLVNGSNMCSGRVEVYRNSSWGTVCANGWDVNAASVVCRVLNCGSALSVTQNTPYGEGTGKIWLENVRCNGREISLDQCSANAQVQCL, encoded by the exons ATGGTAAAAGGTGGGGACATGATCCGAAGAACACATATTGACCACCTACACTGTCGGGAGCTGTCAACAAAAGCAACTAACACAGCGAGCATGCCATCTCGGACACCAAGTGTACTGATAGACTATAaaggaactcagctaatgggaGGCTCAAAGATAGCATATGAGGATTCCACCTCCGAAATGGAAGCGGAGAAAGCGGAACCTGAACCAAATGTCATTGTTGAGAAAGATCCGCCTGCAGTAATACTTTGGCGGTCATCCAGAAAGAGACGCTCACCGACACGATATATCCCACTTAGCCAGGCGAA GTCCCGTGCCT ATATTAAGGGCGATGGAACCAAGTCAG gtCCAGTTCCAGTACGTCTGGTGAATGGTAGCAACATGTGCTCCGGGAGAGTTGAGGTCTATCGTAACTCCATCTGGGGAAGCGTCTGTGACAATGGCTGGGATGTAAATGCAGCGAATGTAGTCTGCAGCATTTTGAACTGTGGGACAGCCCTGTCAGCAGATCGAGCTGCCTTCTATGGAGAGGGGACTGAGGCTATCTGGCCATATGATGTGAGCTGTGATGGGACAGAGTCTACTCTCGACCAGTGCACTGCCAAACTATGGGTGGGGAATAACTGCAGTCATAGGAAGGAAGCTGGAGTTACCTGCTCAG TGCCCATACGTCTGGTGAATGGTTCCAACATGTGTTCCGGGAGAGTTGAGGTCTATCGTAACTCTAGCTGGGGGACTGTCTGCGCAAATGGCTGGGATGTTAATGCCGCGAGCGTGGTCTGCAGAGTGTTGAATTGTGGGTCAGCCCTGTCAGTAACACAAAATACCCCCTATGGAGAAGGGACTGGGAAAATCTGGTTGGAAAATGTGAGGTGTAATGGGAGAGAGATTTCCCTTGATCAATGCTCTGCCAACGCACAG GTCCAGTGCCTGTAA